One region of Microtus ochrogaster isolate Prairie Vole_2 unplaced genomic scaffold, MicOch1.0 UNK158, whole genome shotgun sequence genomic DNA includes:
- the LOC101990988 gene encoding olfactory receptor 6C74-like, whose product MKNHTKVTFFILAGLTDDPLWKVVLFIFLLLTYMLSITGNLIIITLTLVDAHLKTPMYFFLRNFSFLEISYTTTCIPKLLAIMATGDKSIPYGDCLTQLFFAILFGASEFFLLAAMSYDRYVAICKPLHYVTIMNNKVCMQLVLSCWLAGFLVIFPPLLLGLNLDFCASNIVDHFYCDTTPLLQLSCTETQLLETMGFVSALVTLLLTLLLVIISYTYIAMTILKIPSTSQRKKAFSTCSSHMIVISLSYGSCIFMYVKPSVKQRVSISKGIAVLNTSVAPLLNPFIYTLRNQQVKTAFINTIHRIAYFSKK is encoded by the coding sequence ATGAAGAACCACACAAAGGTGACATTTTTCATCCTAGCTGGTTTGACTGATGACCCGCTGTGGAAAGTTGTCTTattcatcttcctgcttcttaCCTATATGCTCAGCATCACTGGCAATCTGATCATCATCACACTCACCCTGGTGGATGCTCACCTGAAGACCCCCATGTATTTTTTCCTTCGGAACTTTTCCTTCCTAGAGATTTCCTACACTACTACATGCATCCCCAAATTGCTTGCTATTATGGCAACTGGGGACAAAAGCATTCCTTATGGTGATTGTTTAACTCAATTGTTTTTCGCTATCCTATTTGGAGCATCCGAATTTTTCTTGCTGGCAGCCATGTCCTATGACCGCTACGTGGCCATCTGCAAGCCCCTGCACTACGTGACCATCATGAACAATAAAGTCTGTATGCAGTTGGTCCTCAGTTGTTGGCTTGCTGGCTTCCTTGTCATCTTTCCACCACTCCTGTTAGGCTTGAATCTTGACTTCTGTGCTTCCAACATCGTTGATCATTTCTACTGTGACACCACTCCACTCCTGCAGCTTTCCTGCACAGAAACGCAGCTCCTGGAGACGATGGGCTTTGTTTCGGCTTTGGTGACACTCTTACTCACATTGTTACTGGTCATAATTTCCTACACCTACATAGCCATGACGATTCTAAAAATCCCTTCAACCAGCCAGAGGAAGAAGGCTTTCTCGACGTGTTCTTCTCACATGATTGTGATATCCCTCTCGTATGGCAGCTGCATCTTCATGTATGTTAAACCATCAGTCAAGCAGAGAGTATCTATTTCCAAGGGAATTGCTGTGCTCAACACCTCAGTGGCTCCACTTCTGAATCCTTTTATCTACACCTTGAGGAATCAGCAAGTGAAAACGGCATTCATTAATACAATACACAGGATTGCatatttctcaaagaaatga